A stretch of the Vibrio rumoiensis genome encodes the following:
- a CDS encoding RNA-binding protein, giving the protein MKKRILHLSVKKIYFDQIRSREKPDEYRLVTEYWIKRLEGREYDEIHVKCGYPKAGDMSRIEVRPWSGFAKEVITHPHFGAEPVEVFAIHVN; this is encoded by the coding sequence ATGAAAAAACGAATACTTCATCTGTCAGTAAAAAAGATCTACTTCGATCAAATAAGGTCAAGGGAAAAGCCAGATGAATATCGCCTCGTTACGGAATACTGGATAAAGAGACTTGAGGGACGTGAGTATGATGAAATTCATGTGAAGTGTGGTTATCCAAAGGCTGGTGATATGTCTAGGATAGAGGTGAGACCGTGGAGTGGTTTCGCAAAGGAGGTAATTACACACCCACACTTCGGAGCCGAGCCCGTTGAAGTATTCGCCATCCATGTGAATTAG